In Desulfovibrio sp. Fe33, the genomic window ACGGCCTCACCCGCCGTTAGCAAAAAAAGCGTGGGGGATTCACCCCCACGCTTTTTTTTGCCTCACTTCCCCTTTTCGCGCAGCACGCCGCGAAGCGAAAAAATCCCGCGCCGAAGGCGCTACCAGGGGATGCAAGGGTGCGAGCCCTTGCCCGCCGGAGGCGAAATCACCCGACTATTGCCGCGAAGCGGCTTTCACAACCTGATTCCCATAAAAGGGCAGCAATCTGCCCGCCGGAGGCCTTTCCTCCCCTCTACGCCAACGCGCGCTCCCTGATTTTGTCGAGACGGGCCAGGTAGTCGGCGCGGTAGAACGGGCCGTTGGAGGTGAAGGCTTCGGCTGCCGGGCGGTGGGTGTCGCAGAAGGTAGCCATGAGCGGATTCCTGAAAATGCGTCCGTAGGCGCGGATCATGTGCAGGGTGTTGTGGCAGACGGGCATGAACTCGCCGGACGCGGCGAGCAGGGGCGTCCGGTCGCGGCCGAGGTCCATGAAGAAACTGGCCACGGCCTCGGCCCAGGGATAGTTGCTTTCGGTGGCGAACCTGTCGATGACGGCCTCATCGTCCAGAAGGGCGGGTTTCCATGGCCGGCTCCATTCCGTGGGCACGGTTTCGTCCGCTTCATACCGAATCTCCCCGTCTTCCATGAAATCGGCGACCTTGCGGGCCAGCGCGGCCCACATGGGGCCGATGTGCTCCACGTCGCGGGAGGCGATCAGTCCGACCACGGTGTTGTCGCGTTCCTCCAGTTCCAATTTGAGGAAGGGGCAATGGGCCTCTATGCCCTCGTCCGTTTCCCGCCAGATACCGCCGAAAACGCGGTTCACGTCGAGAATGCGCACGTCCAGTTCGCGTTCCCATACCGCGTAATGGGCCGGGGCCTCGCGGCTCAGCCGGTTCCAGTTCTCCAGGTAGGAGTGCGGGACGGGCCCGAAGGCGGGGTAGTGGTTGAGGCGGGCGGTGACCAGTATGGGCGTTTCCGGGAACTGTTGTCGGACCAGGGCCAGGAACCGGCCGAATCGTTGGAGGTACGAAGCCGGGTTGGGGCCAATGGGGCGGCATTGCTCGCTGATCCAGGCGGCCAGGTCCGGCCTGCCCGCGAAGGCCGCCGGGTTCATGTGGAAGATGAAGCCCTCGTTGTGCAGGAAGAGCGGGGCGGTTTCGTGGAACAGGTTCAGGACCAGAAGTTCGGGCGTGTCGTGGCTGCCGGGCAGTTCGAACTGGTATTCCGGCAGCCGTCCGTTGAAGATGTCCACCGCGCCATGCGGACTGGCCTGCCGCGTAAGCTCGGGCGGAATCCCGCCGGGGTGGCTGGCATGGGTCATGGGCGAAGCGAGGGGCCGGTGGGCGGCGGGCAGGCCGAGAGCGGCCACGGCCTTGCCGAGGAATTCCATTTGACAGTTGCCCAGAAAGTGCAGCATTCTTATCCTCGCGAAATCGTTAACGTCATCGTTTCATACGCAGCAAAAAGCCGCAGGGCAAGCCATGGCCAAACTGACCATTGAAACCTTCATTCTCGGCCCGGACGAGACCAACTGCCACCTGGTGAGCCTGGGCGGCAACGCCGTGGTCTTCGACGTTGGCCTGGAGCCCGGCCGTCTTATAGAGCGCATCACGGCTCTCGGCTTGAATCTGGAAGCCGTGTTCCTGACCCATTTCCATATTGACCATATCGGCGGGGTCAAGGAACTGCTTGAGGCCCATCCCGCGCCCGTCTACGCCAGCCCTGAGGACGAGTTCCTGAAGGAGCTTTCCTTCGAGGCTGGCGGCAACCGGGAATTTGTTCCCTACATCGACTTCGCCTATACCCCCATCGGGCCCGGCAGACGCACCGCGCTGGCCCAGCCGCTGTTCGTGCTGGACACCCCCGGCCATACGCCGGGCGGCCTGTCCTATTTCTTTCCTTCCGCCGGGTGCGTTTTCGTGGGCGACCTGCTGTTCATGATAGCGGTGGGACGGACCGACCTGCCGCGCGGCAGCTCCTCGGCTCTGCTTGGCTCCATCCGTTCCCGCATCTTCACCCTGCCCGGGGACACCCGCGTCTATTCGGGCCACGGCCCCATGACCACGGTGCGCCACGAGAGGGAAAACAACCCGCATTTCATATTCAGTTGATCGCGAAGGGTGATTTTCCCGCCCGAGGAGCCTTTCGCGTCGCCTTTGTTCGCGTGAGGACTTGATTCAACGGAAGATCGAAGGCATAGAGGCGGTAAGGGCCGTTGATCCGGCTCGCTTCGTTTCGAGGTCCGGAACAAAGGAGATTCGCCGTGCCTGCTAAAATCATGTCCGTCGTGTTGGTTTGTCTTCTGGCTTTGGCTATGGTCCCGCCATGTGCGGCCGAGGAGGGGGAAGACGTTTCCAAGTGGGGCGTCGTCACCGGGCAGACCCGGCTGTATTATTTCACCCAGCGGAACAAGACCACAGGCGATGATTACGACAACATCAAGGAATCATTTGCGATAGGCGGTTATCTCAAATACGAGACCCCGTGGCTGGGCGACCACTTCGGCGCGGCCGCCGCTCTGTACGGCACCGCGCCCGTGACCGCCGAGCTCAACCAGGAGAACCAGGGCGGAACCGGGCTCCTCACCCCGGATAACGAAGGGTTCGCGGTCCTGGCCGAGGCGTATTTCAAGGTCCGTTTCGAGCAGTCCGAAGCGCGGTTCTGGCGGCAGCGCATCGAGACCCCGTTCATCAACGGCAACGACAGCCGTATGCTTCCCCAGACCTTTGAGGCCTATGGGTTGAAATCCTCGGACATCGAGACCCTGGAGTGGTCGCTTTTCTGGGTGGACAAGGAGAAGGGCCGCGACACGGACCTGTTCAAGTCCATGACCGAGATGGCCGGGCTGGACAATCGGGGCGGCGTGCTGATGGCCGGGGCCGACTGGACGCCGGAAAAGGCGCTGCCCATGCGGTTCTGGAATTATTACGCCCCCGACTTGGACAACACCTTTTTCACGCAGATCAAGTACGCCTTCGGCGATCCCGAGGGGGTGCGCTACAGCCTGCTCTTCCAGGGGGTGGATCAGCGCAGCGTGGGCGATCAGTTGGGCGGGGACTACACCACGGGCGAACTCGGCCTCATGGGTTCCGTCACGTTCGCCGGAATCACCTTCGAGCTCGGCGGGACCGCGGTGGACGGCTCCAAGGGAATCCGCAATTCCTGGGGCACTTATCCGTTCTTCAACAACCTGATGGCCTACGCCTTCGACAGGGCCGGGGAAAAGACGCTATATCTGGGGCTGGCCTATGACTTCGCGCGTATCGGCGCCAAGGGTTTTTCCGCCAACATCAAGACCGGTTTTGGCGACACGCCGGACTCCGGCCGCAACGCCTCCTTCGACCGCAACGAGTACACCCTGAACCTGAATTACGCCTTTGATGGCGATCTCAAGGGGTTGTCCATTCTCAACCGCTGGTCCTATCAGGACGCGGACGAGGATCTGGGCGGCAAGGACGGCTTCCAGGTACGGCTCCGCCTGCAATACGATTTCCAACTGCTCTAGCGGGCGCAAGCGGCGCGCATGACGCAAAAAGCGCTTCATGTTCATTGCTTTATTTATTATGTTGAAGACGGCTGGCTTCCATAACCCCCCGAGGTTCGACAGATGGCAGAAGAAAGCGTTCCGGTGAAGGAAGAGACGGCGGTTGCGCCCGAAGTGCATGAAGCGGCGAAAAAGTTGCTGACCCGGCGGTTCAGGTTCATCCGGAAGCCGGACGAATCCCTGAAGCGGCTGGCGCGGCTCGGGGTCAAGCGTGTGGCGGCGGACATGGCCGCCCATCCGCAACGCTATCGTGAGCCTGAGCCGGAAGAGCCCCTGCCCGAGGTCAAGCCGCTGGACCCCTTGGACATCCTGCGCAAGGATCACCAGCTTCCGGCCCTGCCCCAAGTCTTTCTGGAATTGCAACAGGCCATCGGCTCCCGCTCCACCTCGGCCGACGACCTGGCCGAGATCATCAGCCAGGACCCCGGCCTGACCGCCTTTCTTCTGCGCATGGTCAATTCCGCCTTCTACTCCCTGCCCATGCAGATCGACACCATTTCGCGCGCCGTCACCGTGGTCGGCGTGAACCAGCTTTCCACCCTGGCCGTGGGCACTTCGGTCATGTCCCTGTTCAAGGATGTGCCTGCCGACGTCATCGACATGGAGCAGTTCTGGAAACATTCCATCTGCTGCGGCCTCATCGCCCGGCGGCTGTGCCGCATGTCGGGCAAGGGCGACCCGGAGCGGGCTTTCGTTTCCGGCTTGCTGCACGATATCGGCCAGCTCATCCTCCTACAGGTCGAGCCGGAGCGGGCCACGGCCGTCCACGCCCACGCGCGGGCCAAGGACGCGGTGCTGTTCGCCGAGGAAAAGACCCTGCTCGGGTTCGATCATGCCACCTTGGGGGGAATGCTGCTGCGCAAGTGGAACTTCCCCTACGTCCTGGTTTCCGCCGTGCTCGAACATCATCATCCCAAACTCGGGCACAAGGAGGCGGAACCCCTTCTGGTGCACTGCGCCGAGACCCTCGCCACCGGCCTGGGCGTCGGTTCCAGCGGTGAGTTCTTTGTCCAGCCGCCGTCGCCGGAGGCGTGGGCGTCCATGAACTTCACCCCGGAACAGATGGACGAGATGGTCGAGGACTTGGACGAGGAATTGGAGGAGGCGTTCTCCATTCTCCTGGACCGGTAGCTACCCTTCGGAAACGGGCTGTCCCCGCTTCGGACGTCGGTCTCCCGCGCGTCGTGTTTGACAACTTTCGCGCCAGGCCGTAGATGTTCCGACCGAACCCGAATCAACGGAGGTTTTGCCATTGCGTGAAAAAGTGGAAGCCGTGCTGGACAAGGTCCGGCCCATGCTGCAGGGCGACGGCGGCGATGTGGAATTGGTGGAAATCACCGATTCCGGTATCGTCAAGGTTCGCCTGACCGGAGCCTGCAAGGGATGTCCCATGTCCCAGATGACTCTCAAGAACGGCATAGAACGGATTATCCTCAAGGAAATCCCCGAAGTGAAAGGCGTCGAAGCCGTATAGCGGCGCAGATGCCTCCAGCCGCCCCATCCCCTTTTCCTTACTAAGCTTTTTGGGTCGCTTCGCGAGGGGAGGCGGAGAGCATCGGATAGACATATTGCCTAAATTAGAAACCCTGCCGCATTCGCACCATCCGCGAGGCGGCGATAAAAGTTTTGGAGATTCTTAAGAACCTTTTTCAAAAGGGTCTTAAGCCGCCGGAGGCATTCTCATGACCAAGATCGTTTCCCGTTTCGCGCCGAGCCCGACCGGGTTCCTGCATATCGGCGGTGCCCGCACCGCACTGTTTTCCTGGCTCCTTGCCCGGTCCATGGGCGGGGAATTTCGTTTGCGCATCGAAGACACGGACCGCGAGCGGTCCACCCAGGAGGCCACGGACGCCATCATCGACTCCATGCGCTGGCTCGGCCTTGAACACGACGGTGAGATCGTCTTCCAGTCCGACCGTTCCGATCGGCACAACGAGGTCATCGACCAGCTCATCGCCTCGGGCCACGCCTACTACTGTCAGTGCAGCAAGGAGGACGTGGACGCCATGCGTGAAAAGGCCATGCAGGAAGGCCGCAAGCCCAAGTACGACGGCACCTGCCGCGAAAAGGGGCTGACTTCGGGCGTGGTCCGGCTCAAGGCTCCGCTGGAAGGAGCCACCGGATACAAGGACATGGTCAAGGGCTTCATCTCGGTGGAGAACTCCGAGATGGACGACATGATCCTGCGCCGCACGGACGGAACGCCCACCTACAACCTGGCCGTGGTGGTGGACGATCACGACATGGGAGTGACCCATGTGTTGCGCGGCGACGACCACGTGAACAATACCCCCAGGCAGATTCTCATCTATCGCGCCATGGGTTGGGACGTGCCCGAGTTCGGCCACGTGCCCATGATCCTCGGCCCGGACAAGAAGAAGCTTTCCAAGCGCCACGGCGCGCTGTCGGTCATGGAATATGAAAAGATGGGCTACCTGCCCGAGGCCGTGACCAACTATCTGGCCCGCTTGGGATGGTCCCACGGCGATCAGGAACTGTTCACCATGGACGAGATGGTCGAATTCTTCACCACCGACGGCCTGGGCAATTCCCCGTCGGTCTTCGACCTGACCAAGTTCGAATGGGTCAACGGCCAGTACATGCAGAAGGCGGACCCGGACCGTCTGGCCGGGATGCTCTGCGATTTCCTGGCCCGAGAGGTGGGCGAGGAAGAGGCCAAGTCCGTGACCCGCGAGCAGTTCGCCCGCATCGCGCCCCTGTTGCAGCCTCGGGCCAAGTCCGTGCTCGATATGCTGGAGCAGGCCCGCCCGTTCATCGTGGACGCCACGTTCCTGCCCTACGACGAAAGCGCCGTGAAGAAATTCCTGACCGACGAGACCAAGCCTCTGCTTGCGGAGATCGCTGAGCGCATGGAAGGTCTCGACGAGTTCACCGAAGCGTCCCTGGAGGAATTGCACCGGCAGTTCATCGAGGAGAAGGACATCAAGTTCAAGGTCGTCGCGCAGCCCCTTCGGGTGGCCATCACCGGCAAGACCCAGTCGCCCGGCCTGTTCGAGACCATGATCGTGCTCGGCAAGGAGCAGACGCTGTCCCGCATCAGAAGGGCGGTGGAGCTGTAGCCCGCCGCACCCGGTTGAAATATCGTGAAGGCCCCCGTCGGATATATCCGGCGGGGGCCTTCGTTTGGGGTGCTGCTCCATTAACCGTCGCGCAGTTCGTCCTTCATGGCGAGGAACGTGCTCTTATCGATCTCGCCGGACGCGTAGCGGCGTTTGAGGATTTCCTCCGGCGTTGCGGATTCCGGAGGTGTGGCTGGTTTGTGGAATAATCGCACCGAGATATATATTATCAGCCCCAGCACCAGGAATTGGATAACTCCCCCGTGGAGGAAGCTCATTGAGCCGAACCAACCGCCGGACCCTTCGCCGAATCGGAATCCCGGGCCGGAACACCAGGTTCCGAGTGAAGTCAAAAATTCCATGATCTCTCCAGAGCTTGTTTGCCTGGAAGATAGCACGGACTATGCCAAACGAGTTGTGGAGCTATTTCAGCGTGTTGAGACTAAGACGGGAGAGAAATATTGTGCAGTTGTGCAATGCTTTGCGTGCGGACTTGACGAAAAATTGCACTATGGGGGGCGGGGAGGGATGGCAGGTCAATAGACGCAAAAAAGTTGCCGCCGAAATGTTTTCGGCGGCAACTTTCGGCCATCGAAATGTGCAGCACGTTATGCTTCGGGCTTCTTGTTGGCCACGGGCTTGACCACTGCGCCGTTGCGGATGCAGCGGGTGCAGGCCTTGATGCTGACGACCTGGCCGGACTCCAACTGATGACGAACCTTCTGCAGGTTGGGCATGAAGCGGCGTTTGGTCTTGATGTGGGAGTGGCTGACGTTGTTGCCAGTCTGGGGACCCTTTCCACAAATATCGCAAACCTGGGACATTGCGACCTCCTGATGTATTCTAAGGAAATAAATCGTTTTCGTACTTGCGAACCCGCCTGGTTCTGGTAGCTTCTCCGGTCGGCGGGAGAGAATCCTTACCGAGCCCTGAAGCAAATGGCAAGGGTTTTTTTCTTGACATGGGATTTTATTACCATATAGGAAGCACCGGTTGTCCGGCCGTGGAGCCGGACCGAAGACGGAGTACGACATGGTTGAATATTGGCTGACGATCAGCGACATTGCCGCGGAGGGCGGGAACTTCACCTTCGATGACCAGGATTTCTGGCGCGAGGCGTGGCGTACGTTCAAACTGGACATCCGTCCGGGCCGCGATCTCGTGGCCGAGTATTCCGTTTTGCCCCAGTCTGACGACGGGGCGCTGGTGCGCGGCACCCTCAAGGGAGCCGTCAAGCTGGCCTGCGACCGCTGCGCCGAATTTTTTGAATACGGGATCGAAGTGGACTTCGACGCCTTCGAGCAGTTGCCCAATGGCGACGAGGACGACGGCGACCCGCGGGTGCGCGTGGAAAACGGCCAGCTCCAGCTCGACATGGGCACCATCCTCTGGGAGGAGTTCGCCCTGGCCCTGCCGTTCAAGCCCTTGTGCGGCGAATCCTGCAAGGGCGTGTGTCCCGGATGCGGGGCCAACCTCAATTCCGGCGAGTGTTCCTGCGAGCTGGATGATGGTGACGAAAGGCTTGCGGTTTTCCGCGACTTGAAGATAAAGTAACGCCCTTGCCCGGAGCTTCGGCTTCGTGCATTCGGTTGAGAACAAATCAATACGAGGTATATATCATGGCTGTCCCCAAGAAGAAAACGTCCAAGTCCCGCAAGGGTATGCGCCGCGCTCACGATAAGGTTGCCGCTCCCAACGTCATTTACTGCGAATGCGGTGAACCCACCCTGCCCCATCGCGCCTGCTCTGTCTGCGGCTCCTACAAGGGGCGTCAGGTCATTGACGGCGAAGATGCCTAGCAGCGAGGGAATCCTGGCTCCGCGCATCGCCGTGGACGCCATGGGGGGAGATTTCGGGCCCGGCATTGTCGTGCCCGCTGCGGTGGCCGCTGCGCGCGAGGGTATATCCGTCGTGCTTGTCGGAGACGCTGAGCGCGTCCGAGCCGAGCTCGGCAAGTTCGACACCAAGGGGCTGGACATAGAAATAGTCCATGCCTCTCAGGTGGTCGAGATGGACGATAAGCCCGCCGACGCGCTGAGGCGTAAAAAGGATTCTTCCATTCAGGTGGCCTGCCGCCTGGTCAAGGAAGGCAAGGCTCACGGCGTGGTTTCTGCCGGACATTCCGGCGCCACCGTGGCCTGCGGCATGTTCGTCCTGGGGCGTATCCCGGGCGTGCAGCGTCCTGCCCTGGCCGGCATCCTGCCCACCGAGAAGAACCCCGTGGTGCTCATTGACGTCGGCGCCAACGTCGACTCCAAGCCGCAGCATCTTCTCCAGTTCGGCCTTATGGCCGACGTCCTGGCCCGGCACGTCCTGGGCGTCAAGGACCCGTCCGTGGGCATTCTGTCCATCGGCGAGGAGGAGGGCAAGGGCAACGCCGCCGTTCGCGAAGCCTTCGACCTGCTCAAACGTTCGCAGATGCGGTTCATCGGCAACGTCGAGGGGCGCGATATCTTCACCGGTGAGGTGGATGTCGTGGTCTGCGACGGCTTCGTCGGCAATGTCGCCCTGAAGCTTTCCGAAGGACTGGCCCGCTCCCTGAGCCGTCTGCTCAAGGATGAGTTGAAGTCGAGCTGGCTGTCCATGCTCGGCACGCTGCTCTCCTTTGGGGCGTTCAAGCGGTTCAAGAAGCTCGTGGACTACGCCGAATATGGCGGAGCGCCCCTGCTCGGCCTTCGCGACATCGTCATCGTCGCGCACGGCAAGTCCAATGAGTTGGCTATGACCAACTGCATCCGCATGGCCGCCACCAGCGTGCGCAACAATGTGCATGGCCATCTGGCGGACGGCCTGGCCGCCCACAAGGATCTGGCGGTCAAGCCTGACAGAAACGCTGCCTGACACATCCCGCTTCCTGCGGGATGTGAAAAATCTTGCGCAGCTTGACCGCGCCATACCGTTGGCATAAACACCGATTCCATGATCAATTCCATCCTTCGCGGCTTTGGCCTGTACGCCCCTGAAAAGGTTTTGACCAACGCCGATCTTGAAAAAATCGTCGACACCACGGACGAGTGGATCACCTCTCGTACGGGGATCAAGGAAAGGCACATCGCCGCAGAGGGCGAGGCCTCGTCCGACATGGCCTACGAAGCCTCCAAGCAGGCGTTGGCCGAAGCGGGCATTGAGCCTTCCGAACTGACGCACATCGTCTGCGCCACCTTCACCCCGGATTCCATGATCCCGTCCGCCGCCTGCCGCCTGCAGGAGAAGTTCGGCATCACCGGACAGATGTGCCTGGACGTCCAGGCGGCCTGCTCCGGCTTCCTGTACGCACTCCAGACCGCTCGCGGCTACCTGTGCCTGGAACCTGACGCCAAGATTCTGGTTGTCGCCAGCGAGGTGCTCTCCCGGCGCATGAACTGGGAGGACAGGTCCACCTGCGTCCTGTTCGGCGACGCTTCCGGCGCGGCCGTGATGACCGCAGGGGAGCCCGGCGACGGTCCCGAAGTGCTGGACATCAAGCTCGCCGCCGACGGATCGCTTGGCGATCTGCTCACGGTCAACGGCGGCGGATCGGCCTATTCCTACAAACTGGGCGACGCTGTCGGTCCCGAATATTTCGTCGAGTTCCAGGGACGCGAGGTCTTCAAGCACGCCGTGCGCAGCATGACCGAGATTTCCGAGGCCATCCTGGAGCGCAACGGCCTGAGCAAGGCGGACGTGGACGTGCTCCTGCCGCACCAGGCCAACTACCGCATCATCGACGCGGTGGGGCGTCGTTTCGATATCCCCGAGGAACGCGTCTTTTCCAATATTCACAAGTACGGGAACACCTCCGCCGCGGCCATTCCCGTGGCCCTGGCCGAGGCCGTGCACACCGGGTTCATCAAGCCCGGGAATCTGGTGCTCATCCCCGCTTTCGGCGGCGGGTTCACCTGGGGCGCCGCCCTGATTCGGTTCTAGTTTTTAAACACCTGTTTGTTTGCATTTTGCGGACAAATGGGGAATAAACTTTCAGGTTACGATTCCGGGGACCGGTTTGCAGTCCTTGACCAATTGGTATATGGGGTCCTGACCACAAGAGAACGACAAGAGGGTATTAGATGAGCGATCTTCCCAAAGTAGCCCTGGTTACGGGCGGCTCCCGAGGTATCGGGCGCACCGTTTCCGAACGGCTTGCCGCAGACGGATTCGAGGTCTACCTCACCTACGTCAGCCGCCCCGAGGCTGCCGACGAGGTGGTCAAGTCCATCGAAGCCGCGGGCGGAAAGGCTCGCGCCTTTCAGCTCGACTCCGGCGACCGCGATGCCGTCGCCGCGTTCTTCAAGGACGAAATCAAGGGCAAGGTCGAACTCCAGGCCCTGGTCAACAACGCGGGCATCACCCGCGACGGCCTGATGATGCGCATGAAGGACGAGGACTGGGACAAGGTCCTCCAGATCAACCTCACCGGCTGCTTTGTCTTCCTGCGGGAAGCTTCCAAAATCATGGGCAAGCAGCGTTCGGGCCGTATCGTCAACATCACCTCCGTGGTAGGCCAGATGGGCAATGCCGGTCAGGCCAACTACTCGGCCGCCAAGGCGGGCCTCATCGGGCTCACCAAGTCCGCCGCCCGTGAGCTGGCGGGCCGCAACATCACGGTCAATGCCGTGGCTCCCGGTTTCATCCAGACCGACATGACCGCGGCCCTGCCCGAAAAGGTGGTTGAGGCCATGCTCGAACAAATTCCATTAAAAACCCTCGGGCAGTCCGAGGATATCGCGGCCGCCGTCTCCTTTCTGGCCGGTCCCGGAGCCGGGTACATCACCGGCCAGGTGCTGGGCGTGAACGGCGGCATGTACATGTAATCAAGCAAAAAACTCATTTGGTAGTGGAGGAAATTATGTCCGACGTAGCAGCGAAAGTGAAAGAGATCATCGTGGATCAGCTTGGCGTGTCCGAAGACGAAGTCGTCGAGAGCGCCGCTTTTGTCGAAGACCTGGGTGCCGATTCCCTGGACCTGACCGAGCTGATCATGGCCATGGAAGAAGAATTCGACCTGGAGATCGATGACGAAGTCGCTCAGAAGATCCTCAAGGTCGGCGACGCCATTTCTCATATCGAGAAGGCCCTCTAAGGTTTGACCGCCCAGGAAAAGACATATATTGTGAGCGTCTTACGCACCTCGTAGGTGTAAGACGCTCCTTTTATTGCACCAACCCAGACATCACGGACAGGTATTATGAACAGGGTAGTTGTCACCAGTATTGCTGCCGTCACGCCGCTTGGCAACGACGTCGAGACAAGCTGGCAGAACCTCCTGGCCGGGAAATCCGGCATTGGACAGATCACCAAGTTCGACACTTCGGACTACGCGACGACCATCGCGGGTGAGGTCAAGGATTTCGATCCCACCGAGTTTATCGGCAAGAAAGACACTCGCCGCATGGAAACGTTCACCCAGTACGCGGTGGCCGCAGCCGCAATGCTCCTCAAGAACGCAGGCTGGACCATTCCCGAGTCCGAGCGTGATCGTGTGGGCACCATCATCGGCGTTGGCCTGGGCGGCCTCGAAACTATCGAGAACTCTCACGAGAGGCTGCTCAAGCGCGGCCCCAAGAAGATTTCGCCGTTTTTCATTCCCATTCTCATCGCCAACATGGCCGCCGGCCAGGTCTCCATCGAGACCGGCGCCATGGGACCGAACATCTGTACCACCACGGCTTGCGCCTCCGGCACGCACGGCATCGGGACGGCCTACACCGATATCGCCATGGGCCGCGTCGACGCCATGATCTGCGGTGGAGCAGAATCGACCATCTCGCCTTTGGCCGTGGCAGGGTTCAACGCCATGAAGGCCCTGTCCGTGCGCAACGATGAGCCCGAGTTGGCTTCCCGTCCCTTCGACAAGGACCGTTCCGGCTTTGTCATGGGCGAAGGCTGCGGCCTGCTGCTCCTGGAGTCCCTTGAGCACGCCACGGCGCGCGGTGCGAACATCCTCGCCGAAGTCGTCGGCTACGGAGCGTCGGGCGACGCCTTCCACATGACCGCACCGCCCGAGGACGGAGCCGGTATGGCTTACGCCATGGCCGCCGCCCTGCGCGAGGCCAAGGTCGATCCTTCCAAGATCGACCACATCAACGCCCACGGCACTTCCACCTATCTGAACGACCTTTGCGAAACGCGGGCCATCAAGAAGGTGTTCGGCGACCACGCCTACGACATCAACATCTGCGCCAACAAGTCCCAGATCGGGCATTTGCTCGGCGCGGCGGGCGGCGTGGAGGCGGTTTTCTCGGTCAAGACTCTGTCCGAGGGAGTCATCCCCGGCACCCTGAACCGCGAGACCCCTGATCCTGAATGCGACCTCGACGTCTGCGCCGACGGCCCCCGGGAGATACAGGTCGAATACGCCCTGTCCAACTCCTTCGGCTTCGGCGGGACCAACGCCTGCGTTCTGTTCAAGCGGTTCGCAGGGTAACGACGAAAACAAACGGAAGGGCCGCTCAAGCG contains:
- the plsX gene encoding phosphate acyltransferase PlsX; the encoded protein is MPSSEGILAPRIAVDAMGGDFGPGIVVPAAVAAAREGISVVLVGDAERVRAELGKFDTKGLDIEIVHASQVVEMDDKPADALRRKKDSSIQVACRLVKEGKAHGVVSAGHSGATVACGMFVLGRIPGVQRPALAGILPTEKNPVVLIDVGANVDSKPQHLLQFGLMADVLARHVLGVKDPSVGILSIGEEEGKGNAAVREAFDLLKRSQMRFIGNVEGRDIFTGEVDVVVCDGFVGNVALKLSEGLARSLSRLLKDELKSSWLSMLGTLLSFGAFKRFKKLVDYAEYGGAPLLGLRDIVIVAHGKSNELAMTNCIRMAATSVRNNVHGHLADGLAAHKDLAVKPDRNAA
- a CDS encoding beta-ketoacyl-ACP synthase III, encoding MINSILRGFGLYAPEKVLTNADLEKIVDTTDEWITSRTGIKERHIAAEGEASSDMAYEASKQALAEAGIEPSELTHIVCATFTPDSMIPSAACRLQEKFGITGQMCLDVQAACSGFLYALQTARGYLCLEPDAKILVVASEVLSRRMNWEDRSTCVLFGDASGAAVMTAGEPGDGPEVLDIKLAADGSLGDLLTVNGGGSAYSYKLGDAVGPEYFVEFQGREVFKHAVRSMTEISEAILERNGLSKADVDVLLPHQANYRIIDAVGRRFDIPEERVFSNIHKYGNTSAAAIPVALAEAVHTGFIKPGNLVLIPAFGGGFTWGAALIRF
- the fabG gene encoding 3-oxoacyl-[acyl-carrier-protein] reductase translates to MSDLPKVALVTGGSRGIGRTVSERLAADGFEVYLTYVSRPEAADEVVKSIEAAGGKARAFQLDSGDRDAVAAFFKDEIKGKVELQALVNNAGITRDGLMMRMKDEDWDKVLQINLTGCFVFLREASKIMGKQRSGRIVNITSVVGQMGNAGQANYSAAKAGLIGLTKSAARELAGRNITVNAVAPGFIQTDMTAALPEKVVEAMLEQIPLKTLGQSEDIAAAVSFLAGPGAGYITGQVLGVNGGMYM
- a CDS encoding acyl carrier protein, with protein sequence MSDVAAKVKEIIVDQLGVSEDEVVESAAFVEDLGADSLDLTELIMAMEEEFDLEIDDEVAQKILKVGDAISHIEKAL
- the fabF gene encoding beta-ketoacyl-ACP synthase II — translated: MNRVVVTSIAAVTPLGNDVETSWQNLLAGKSGIGQITKFDTSDYATTIAGEVKDFDPTEFIGKKDTRRMETFTQYAVAAAAMLLKNAGWTIPESERDRVGTIIGVGLGGLETIENSHERLLKRGPKKISPFFIPILIANMAAGQVSIETGAMGPNICTTTACASGTHGIGTAYTDIAMGRVDAMICGGAESTISPLAVAGFNAMKALSVRNDEPELASRPFDKDRSGFVMGEGCGLLLLESLEHATARGANILAEVVGYGASGDAFHMTAPPEDGAGMAYAMAAALREAKVDPSKIDHINAHGTSTYLNDLCETRAIKKVFGDHAYDINICANKSQIGHLLGAAGGVEAVFSVKTLSEGVIPGTLNRETPDPECDLDVCADGPREIQVEYALSNSFGFGGTNACVLFKRFAG